A window of Panicum virgatum strain AP13 chromosome 8K, P.virgatum_v5, whole genome shotgun sequence contains these coding sequences:
- the LOC120645916 gene encoding probable serine/threonine-protein kinase PBL7, translating into MVPRRLTYQFLTEITDNFSKERELGEGAFGQVFRGVRKNGEDDIAVKLLHNRLGLDNRQFQNELNNHMMLNHPNTVRFVGYCNETHQVPVEFKGRVVLADKTYRALCFEYLRNGNLKQHLSDESSGLDWNTRYKIIKGICEGLKYIHKGMGKPIYHLDLKPENILLDEDMVPKLADFGLSKIPKEDKTRITANSYGTWGYIPPEYIERNIISNKFDIFSLGVIIIKIVTGPMGYTESAGMSDENFIELARGKWMNWLQSKWNGCLLEPYCQQAKRCIEFALDCVEKDKEEGAASKRKRKEEDAALSREEVVAIMGAIGLEVRGRRGDGLAASMGYGELSRLFESDEPSFDEVKSAFAVFDNDHDGFISAVDLQFVLARLGVVEDAVTCHAMIVAAGGNCCDGRMNLAQFLQLLENGFRSDTGGGRAKRSCLHRD; encoded by the exons ATGGTGCCACGTCGTCTAACCTATCAGTTCCTAACAGAAATTACTGATaatttctcaaaggagagagaACTTGGTGAAGGCGCCTTCGGACAGGTCTTCAGG GGAGTGAGGAAAAATGGAGAAGACGATATTGCAGTGAAGTTGTTACATAATAGACTGGGACTTGACAATCGGCAGTTCCAGAATGAGCTCAATAATCATATGATGCTCAACCATCCAAACACAGTACGCTTTGTTGGTTATTGCAATGAAACACATCAGGTGCCTGTAGAGTTTAAAGGAAGAGTAGTTTTGGCTGATAAGACCTATAGAGCACTCTGTTTCGAGTATTTGCGCAATGGGAACCTTAAACAGCATCTTTCTG ATGAATCAAGTGGACTTGACTGGAACACACGTTACAAAATCATAAAAGGGATTTGCGAGGGTTTAAAATATATTCACAAGGGAATGGGAAAACCTATTTACCACTTGGATCTGAAACCTGAAAACATTTTACTAGATGAGGATATGGTACCTAAACTTGCAGATTTCGGTTTGTCTAAGATCCCCAAAGAAGACAAAACCCGAATCACAGCGAATTCCTATGGCACATG GGGTTACATTCCACCAGAGTACATCGAGAGAAACATAATCTCTAATAAGTTTGACATATTCAGCTTGGGTGTTATCATAATAAAGATAGTAACTGGACCTATGGGCTACACTGAAAGCGCTGGCATGTCAGATGAGAATTTCATTGAACTG GCTCGAGGAAAATGGATGAACTGGCTGCAGTCGAAATGGAATGGTTGCTTGCTAGAACCATATTGCCAACAAGCAAAGAGGTGCATTGAGTTTGCATTGGACTGCGTGGAGAAAGATAAG GAGGAGGGTGCTGCttcgaaaagaaaaagaaaggaggaGGATGCTGCGCTGAGCAGGGAGGAGGTTGTGGCGATCATGGGAGCGATAGGCTTGGAAGTGAGAGGGCGGCGTGGGGACGGGCTTGCCGCATCGATGGGCTACGGCGAGTTGTCCCGTCTGTTCGAATCGGATGAGCCAAGCTTCGACGAGGTGAAGAGTGCCTTCGCAGTGTTCGACAACGACCATGATGGGTTCATTAGCGCTGTAGACCTGCAGTTCGTGCTAGCGAGGCTCGGTGTCGTCGAGGACGCCGTCACATGCCACGCCATGATCGTTGCAGCAGGCGGCAATTGCTGCGACGGCAGGATGAACCTGGCCCAGTTCCTCCAGCTCCTCGAGAATGGCTTCAGGAGTGACACTGGCGGAGGGCGAGCGAAGCGTTCCTGTCTACACAGGgactaa